In a single window of the Amycolatopsis sp. cg5 genome:
- a CDS encoding VWA domain-containing protein translates to MAASPDIAPALSAVVRGVHQDCVQIEVQPRDSAQVAESLAISDGSVKPQVWIPSSTLALQRARQLGATEVPESGASVASSPVVLGVAQEIAAGLGWPAKTLTWADVLGVSDGTVIPGMPDPARNPVGVSALFGLRDVTKSQPDAGPAYTSLLRRFSASTTATESELFTRLPGAGDLAVQSVTAFPTSENAVLRHNVAKPEAPLVSVYSPASPSLDYPFAVLSGADPAQAKAIQPVLSALLSQPGAVAVADAGLRAAGGQALRAATDNRVTGRGLQTAPMPSPADVDKILNLWAGINLSARVQVLIDVSGSMTGLVPGTEKTRMQATLEAAEKGLRLFKPTSQVRILTFSTKLDGDKDYREVLPMAPVGEQLKPGPLEKLRGIKATPDGQTGLYDSVLDSYKVARREWEPGRLNIVIVMTDGKNADPGGLTREQLLVELGKLQNLARPIPIIGIGIGPDIDAAELQEITKPTGGQAFTTPDPGKISDVFFGALSKLTGA, encoded by the coding sequence ATGGCCGCTTCCCCCGATATCGCGCCCGCGTTGTCCGCCGTCGTCAGGGGCGTGCACCAGGACTGCGTGCAGATCGAGGTCCAGCCGCGTGATTCCGCGCAGGTGGCCGAAAGCCTGGCGATCTCCGACGGCTCGGTGAAGCCGCAGGTCTGGATTCCCAGTTCCACCTTGGCGTTGCAGCGCGCACGTCAGCTCGGCGCGACCGAGGTGCCCGAGTCCGGCGCGTCGGTGGCGAGCTCGCCGGTGGTGCTCGGGGTCGCGCAGGAGATCGCGGCCGGGCTCGGCTGGCCGGCGAAAACGCTCACCTGGGCGGACGTGCTGGGGGTGAGTGACGGCACGGTCATCCCCGGAATGCCCGATCCGGCAAGGAATCCGGTCGGGGTGTCGGCGTTGTTCGGACTGAGGGACGTCACGAAGTCCCAGCCGGACGCGGGGCCCGCGTACACCTCGCTGCTGCGGCGCTTCTCAGCCAGCACGACCGCGACCGAGTCGGAGTTGTTCACCCGGTTGCCCGGCGCTGGCGATCTCGCGGTGCAGTCGGTGACGGCGTTCCCGACTTCGGAAAACGCGGTGCTGCGCCACAATGTCGCGAAACCCGAGGCGCCACTCGTCTCGGTCTATTCACCGGCCTCTCCGTCGCTCGACTATCCGTTCGCGGTGCTCTCCGGCGCGGATCCGGCGCAGGCCAAGGCGATCCAGCCGGTGCTGTCGGCGTTGCTGTCCCAGCCGGGCGCGGTGGCCGTCGCGGACGCGGGCCTGCGTGCCGCCGGCGGGCAGGCGCTGCGCGCGGCCACGGACAACCGCGTGACCGGCCGGGGTCTGCAGACCGCGCCGATGCCGTCGCCCGCCGACGTCGACAAGATCCTGAACCTCTGGGCAGGCATCAACCTGAGCGCGCGGGTCCAGGTGCTCATCGACGTTTCCGGCTCGATGACCGGTCTGGTGCCCGGCACGGAAAAGACCCGGATGCAGGCGACGCTCGAAGCGGCGGAAAAAGGGCTGCGATTGTTCAAACCGACGAGTCAGGTACGCATACTGACGTTTTCCACCAAACTCGACGGTGACAAGGACTATCGCGAAGTGCTGCCCATGGCGCCGGTCGGGGAGCAGCTCAAACCCGGCCCGCTGGAGAAACTCCGCGGCATCAAAGCCACCCCGGACGGCCAAACCGGGCTCTATGACAGTGTTTTGGACTCGTACAAGGTCGCGCGGCGCGAATGGGAGCCGGGCAGGCTCAACATCGTCATCGTGATGACCGACGGCAAGAACGCCGACCCCGGCGGGCTCACCCGCGAGCAGCTGCTCGTCGAACTCGGCAAACTGCAGAACCTGGCGCGGCCGATTCCGATCATCGGGATCGGCATCGGCCCGGACATCGACGCGGCCGAGTTGCAGGAGATCACCAAGCCGACCGGCGGCCAGGCGTTCACCACCCCCGATCCCGGCAAGATCTCCGACGTGTTCTTCGGCGCGCTGAGCAAGCTCACCGGCGCCTGA
- a CDS encoding amino acid permease: MDGLKPNLRQRHVRMIALGGIIGASLFIGSGAVIHTVGPAAVLSYALGGLLVVLVMRMLGEMATASPALGSFMEYARESLGGWAGFTIGWLYWYFWVGVVAFEAVAGAKILEKWVPSVPQWVFSLGLMLLLTVTNLLSARSFGETEFWLASIKVTTIVVFMVLGLLFVLGLWPGAHLSVGNIAQDGFFANGTFSVIHGVVIVIFSYFGAEIVTIAAAESSEPEKAVQKATATTVWRVILFYVGSVALIVMIIPWRDVPTETSPFAAAFGRFGIPAAETIVGAVVLTAALSVLNSGLYTASRMLFALKRHGWAPRWVADTNSRGVPWKAILLSTLVGYVAVIMSYVSPDQIFYFIINSAGAVALFVYAIIAGSQIRMRRTLEAEAPDRLKLRMWGYPWLSWLTLAGTLLVVVSMLFVEDARSQLYLSLISLAAILGIYQVIRRR, translated from the coding sequence ATGGACGGCCTGAAACCCAACCTGCGCCAGCGGCACGTCCGGATGATCGCGCTCGGCGGCATCATCGGCGCGAGCCTGTTCATCGGCAGCGGGGCCGTGATCCACACGGTCGGGCCCGCCGCCGTGCTCTCCTACGCGCTCGGCGGGCTGCTGGTCGTGCTCGTCATGCGGATGCTGGGCGAGATGGCGACCGCGTCGCCCGCGCTCGGGTCCTTCATGGAGTACGCGCGCGAGTCGCTCGGCGGCTGGGCGGGCTTCACCATCGGCTGGCTGTATTGGTACTTCTGGGTCGGCGTGGTCGCTTTCGAAGCCGTCGCGGGCGCGAAGATCCTTGAGAAATGGGTGCCTTCGGTTCCGCAGTGGGTCTTTTCGCTCGGGCTCATGCTGCTGCTGACCGTCACGAACCTGCTGTCCGCGCGCTCGTTCGGTGAGACCGAGTTCTGGCTGGCGTCCATCAAGGTCACCACGATCGTCGTGTTCATGGTGCTGGGCCTGCTGTTCGTGCTCGGGCTCTGGCCGGGCGCACACCTCTCCGTCGGCAACATCGCGCAGGACGGGTTCTTCGCCAATGGCACGTTCTCGGTGATCCATGGCGTGGTGATCGTGATCTTCTCGTACTTCGGCGCCGAGATCGTCACGATCGCCGCCGCGGAGTCGAGCGAACCCGAGAAGGCCGTGCAGAAGGCCACCGCCACCACCGTCTGGCGGGTGATCCTGTTCTACGTCGGCTCGGTCGCGCTGATCGTGATGATCATCCCGTGGCGCGACGTGCCGACCGAGACGAGCCCGTTCGCCGCCGCGTTCGGCCGGTTCGGCATCCCGGCGGCCGAGACGATCGTCGGCGCGGTCGTGCTGACGGCCGCGCTCTCGGTGCTGAATTCGGGGCTGTACACGGCTTCCCGCATGCTCTTCGCGTTGAAACGGCACGGCTGGGCGCCGCGCTGGGTCGCCGACACCAACTCGCGTGGCGTGCCGTGGAAGGCGATCCTGCTGTCCACCTTGGTCGGCTACGTCGCCGTGATCATGAGCTACGTCTCCCCCGACCAGATCTTCTACTTCATCATCAACTCGGCGGGCGCCGTCGCGTTGTTCGTCTACGCGATCATCGCGGGCTCGCAGATCCGCATGCGCCGCACGCTCGAAGCCGAAGCGCCGGACCGGCTCAAGCTCCGCATGTGGGGCTATCCCTGGCTCAGCTGGCTCACCCTCGCCGGCACGCTGCTGGTGGTCGTCTCGATGCTGTTCGTCGAGGACGCGCGCTCGCAGCTGTACCTCAGCCTGATCAGCCTGGCCGCGATACTGGGGATATACCAGGTGATCAGGCGCCGGTGA